The Thiogranum longum genome includes a region encoding these proteins:
- the rplF gene encoding 50S ribosomal protein L6: MSRVAKNPVELPKGVEFAISGQEVTVKGTKGSLQRDVHASVKVEQNDNVLTFAPKDGSKAAMAMAGTTRALINNMVIGVTQGFEKKLQLVGVGYRAQAQGQKLNLTLGFSHPVDYAVPEGVTVETPSQTDVIVKGMDKQKVGQVAAEIRAYRPPEPYKGKGVKYVDEIIVRKEAKKK, from the coding sequence ATGTCCAGAGTTGCAAAAAATCCGGTTGAATTGCCAAAAGGCGTCGAATTCGCCATCAGTGGTCAGGAGGTTACCGTCAAGGGAACCAAGGGCTCACTGCAGCGTGATGTACATGCCTCGGTAAAAGTCGAGCAAAATGACAACGTGCTGACCTTTGCGCCGAAAGACGGCTCAAAGGCTGCGATGGCGATGGCGGGAACCACGCGTGCCCTGATCAATAATATGGTCATTGGCGTCACGCAAGGTTTTGAAAAGAAACTTCAACTGGTCGGCGTTGGTTACCGTGCCCAGGCGCAGGGCCAGAAGCTCAATCTGACACTGGGTTTCTCGCATCCGGTTGACTATGCCGTGCCGGAAGGTGTGACAGTTGAAACGCCGAGTCAGACAGACGTTATCGTAAAGGGTATGGACAAACAGAAGGTCGGGCAGGTAGCTGCGGAAATTCGTGCCTATCGTCCGCCTGAACCCTATAAAGGCAAGGGCGTCAAATACGTCGATGAAATTATCGTGCGTAAAGAAGCCAAGAAGAAATAG
- the rplR gene encoding 50S ribosomal protein L18, translating into MDKKASRQRRARKTRAKIRELGRPRLCVHRTPRHIYAQVIDGSGDKVLVSASTLDKELRKDVKSTGNTDAAVAIGKAVAERAKAAGISAVAFDRSGFKYHGRVKALADAARENGLEF; encoded by the coding sequence ATGGACAAGAAAGCATCACGACAGCGGCGCGCTCGCAAGACCCGCGCCAAGATCCGCGAACTCGGCAGGCCGCGTCTGTGTGTCCACCGTACCCCGCGTCATATTTATGCGCAGGTCATCGATGGAAGCGGCGACAAGGTTCTGGTCAGTGCATCGACCCTGGACAAAGAGTTGCGCAAGGACGTCAAAAGCACCGGCAATACCGACGCAGCAGTAGCGATCGGCAAGGCGGTTGCAGAACGGGCTAAAGCTGCTGGTATCTCTGCGGTCGCGTTTGACCGTTCCGGTTTTAAATATCACGGCCGAGTGAAGGCGCTGGCGGATGCCGCGCGTGAAAACGGTCTGGAATTCTAG
- the rpsE gene encoding 30S ribosomal protein S5, with the protein MANVENQTNTDGLNEKLIGINRVAKVVKGGRQFGFAALTVVGDGEGKVGFGRGKAREVPVAIQKAMENARKNMKQVALKDGTLQYPITATFGAAKVHMQPASEGTGIIAGGAMRAVFEVVGVRDVLAKCIGTNNPINVVRATMKGLAEMSSPEMVAAKRGKKVDEILG; encoded by the coding sequence ATGGCGAATGTCGAGAACCAGACGAACACCGACGGTCTGAATGAAAAGCTGATCGGAATTAATCGTGTTGCCAAGGTTGTTAAAGGTGGCCGTCAATTTGGCTTTGCAGCCCTGACCGTGGTCGGCGATGGCGAAGGCAAGGTTGGTTTCGGTCGCGGCAAGGCGCGCGAAGTTCCGGTCGCCATACAGAAGGCGATGGAAAATGCCCGCAAGAACATGAAGCAGGTCGCCCTCAAGGACGGCACGCTCCAGTACCCGATCACCGCTACCTTCGGTGCCGCCAAGGTGCATATGCAGCCTGCCTCTGAAGGTACCGGCATTATCGCTGGCGGCGCCATGCGCGCCGTATTTGAAGTTGTCGGTGTGCGTGATGTGCTGGCGAAATGCATCGGCACCAACAACCCGATCAATGTTGTTCGTGCAACCATGAAAGGCCTGGCCGAAATGAGCTCCCCTGAAATGGTGGCAGCCAAACGCGGCAAAAAGGTCGATGAGATTCTGGGGTAA
- the rpmD gene encoding 50S ribosomal protein L30: MADKKLKVTLLKSTSGRLKSHKACVAGLGLRRIRHTVEVIDTPENRGMINKVSYLLQVEDI; encoded by the coding sequence ATGGCAGACAAGAAATTAAAGGTGACTCTGCTGAAGAGCACCAGTGGTCGACTGAAATCACACAAGGCGTGTGTAGCCGGACTCGGCCTGCGCCGGATTCGTCATACAGTCGAGGTAATTGATACGCCGGAAAATCGCGGCATGATCAACAAGGTTTCGTACCTGTTACAGGTAGAGGATATCTGA
- the rplO gene encoding 50S ribosomal protein L15 encodes MRLNTLKPAEGSRPDGKRVGRGIGSGLGKTGGRGHKGQKSRSGGFHKIGFEGGQMPLQRRLPKVGFTSRKSMVTEEVRLHELGAVEDGAVDLDSLKAAGVLKQSTLFAKIIASGEITTAVTVKGLRVTKGARAAIEAAGGKVED; translated from the coding sequence ATGCGCCTGAATACACTGAAACCCGCAGAGGGTAGCCGCCCTGACGGCAAACGCGTCGGCCGTGGTATCGGCAGCGGTCTGGGCAAGACCGGTGGTCGCGGCCACAAGGGTCAGAAGTCCCGCTCTGGTGGTTTCCACAAGATCGGTTTCGAAGGTGGCCAGATGCCCCTGCAGCGACGTTTGCCGAAAGTCGGCTTTACTTCGCGCAAGTCTATGGTGACCGAGGAAGTGCGACTGCACGAATTGGGCGCTGTTGAAGATGGCGCTGTAGATCTCGATTCGCTTAAGGCGGCAGGTGTCCTCAAACAAAGTACGCTGTTTGCAAAAATTATTGCATCCGGTGAAATCACTACGGCGGTTACGGTGAAGGGTTTGCGTGTGACCAAGGGTGCACGCGCAGCCATCGAAGCCGCCGGCGGTAAGGTAGAGGATTAA
- the secY gene encoding preprotein translocase subunit SecY encodes MAGAGAAGLTGGLGDIGKLKELRQRIFFVLGAILVFRIGSFIPLPGIDPVVLEILAEQQKGTILDMFNMFSGGALKRLSLFALGIMPYISASIIMQLLSYTVPTLEQLKKEGEAGRHKITQYTRYGTVVLATFQAIGISTALQGQMVGGQPLVILQGLPFVISSVACLVTGTLFLMWLGEQVTERGIGNGISIIIFSGIVAGLPAAIGGSLELVRTGEMNTLSILFLFALAVAVTAFVVFVERGQRRITVNYAKRQQGRKMYAAQSTHLPLKLNMAGVIPPIFASSIILFPATAGQWFGSNEGFGWLKDISSALSPGQPLYILFYAAAIIFFCFFYTAIVFNSKETADNLKKSGAFIPGIRPGEQTARYIDGVMTRLTLAGAIYITAVCLLPEFLILYWNVPFYFGGTSLLIIVVVVMDFMAQVQSHMVSHQYESLMKKANLKGQGRSGLLR; translated from the coding sequence GTGGCAGGCGCTGGTGCAGCAGGTCTGACCGGGGGTCTCGGTGATATCGGCAAACTGAAGGAGCTGCGGCAGCGCATCTTCTTTGTGTTGGGCGCGATCCTGGTTTTCCGCATCGGGTCATTTATCCCGCTGCCGGGTATTGACCCGGTTGTATTGGAAATTCTGGCCGAGCAGCAAAAAGGCACGATCCTGGACATGTTTAACATGTTCTCGGGTGGCGCACTGAAGCGGTTGTCACTGTTTGCGCTGGGTATCATGCCGTATATTTCGGCGTCGATTATCATGCAGCTGCTGTCGTATACCGTGCCGACGCTGGAGCAGTTGAAGAAAGAAGGCGAGGCTGGTCGTCACAAGATTACGCAATACACGCGCTACGGTACCGTTGTACTGGCTACATTCCAGGCTATCGGTATTTCGACCGCGCTGCAGGGGCAGATGGTTGGCGGGCAGCCACTGGTCATTTTGCAGGGATTGCCGTTTGTTATTTCATCAGTGGCCTGCCTGGTGACAGGAACACTGTTCCTGATGTGGCTGGGTGAGCAGGTAACAGAACGGGGTATCGGTAACGGCATCTCGATCATCATTTTCTCGGGTATTGTTGCCGGTTTGCCAGCGGCGATCGGCGGCTCACTGGAGCTGGTGCGGACCGGTGAGATGAACACGCTGAGCATTCTGTTCCTGTTTGCACTGGCGGTTGCAGTGACGGCGTTCGTGGTGTTTGTCGAACGCGGTCAGCGACGTATTACGGTGAATTACGCAAAACGGCAGCAGGGCCGCAAGATGTACGCGGCGCAGAGCACGCATCTGCCGTTGAAGCTGAACATGGCGGGCGTCATCCCGCCGATTTTCGCGTCGAGCATCATCCTGTTCCCGGCAACAGCGGGTCAGTGGTTCGGCAGCAATGAAGGATTTGGCTGGCTGAAGGATATTTCCTCGGCGCTATCGCCGGGACAGCCCCTGTATATATTGTTTTATGCAGCGGCGATTATTTTCTTCTGCTTTTTTTACACGGCGATCGTCTTCAATTCGAAGGAAACCGCTGACAACCTGAAAAAGTCGGGTGCATTTATCCCGGGTATTCGTCCGGGTGAACAGACGGCGAGGTACATCGATGGCGTGATGACGCGCCTGACGTTGGCAGGCGCAATCTACATTACCGCGGTCTGTCTGTTGCCGGAGTTTTTGATTTTGTACTGGAACGTGCCTTTCTACTTTGGTGGTACGTCCCTTTTGATTATCGTGGTCGTAGTTATGGACTTTATGGCCCAGGTTCAGTCTCACATGGTGTCTCACCAGTATGAGAGTCTGATGAAAAAAGCTAACCTCAAGGGCCAGGGTCGCTCCGGGCTATTGCGTTAG
- the rpmJ gene encoding 50S ribosomal protein L36: MKVRASVKRICRNCKIVRRKGVVRVICKDGRHKQRQG; the protein is encoded by the coding sequence ATGAAAGTACGTGCATCAGTAAAGCGCATTTGCCGCAACTGTAAAATTGTCCGTCGCAAGGGCGTGGTCCGGGTTATCTGCAAGGATGGCCGCCACAAGCAGCGTCAGGGTTAA
- the rpsM gene encoding 30S ribosomal protein S13, which translates to MARIAGINVPPQKHAVIALTSIYGIGRTTAKKICEATGVGTDTKIKDLSEPEIENIRSEVAKYTVEGDLRRTVSMNIKRLMDLGCYRGMRHRRGLPMRGQRTRTNARTRKGPRRPIRR; encoded by the coding sequence ATGGCTCGTATAGCCGGGATTAATGTACCGCCGCAGAAACACGCAGTGATTGCGCTGACATCCATTTATGGAATCGGCCGCACGACGGCGAAGAAAATTTGTGAAGCGACGGGTGTCGGCACGGACACGAAGATCAAGGATCTTTCCGAGCCAGAGATCGAGAACATTCGTAGCGAAGTGGCCAAGTACACGGTGGAAGGTGATCTACGCCGTACCGTGTCCATGAACATCAAACGACTGATGGATCTGGGTTGCTACCGTGGCATGCGTCACCGTCGTGGCCTGCCCATGCGCGGACAGCGCACGCGCACCAACGCACGCACCCGCAAGGGCCCGCGTCGTCCGATTCGTCGATAA
- the rpsK gene encoding 30S ribosomal protein S11: MAKAPTRTRKKVKKNVVDGIAHIHASFNNTIVTITDRQGNALAWATSGGSGFRGSRKSTPFAAQVAADRVGEVVKEFGLKNLEVEVKGPGPGRESAVRALNNAGFKITNITDVTPIPHNGCRPPKKRRV, translated from the coding sequence ATGGCAAAAGCACCGACTCGTACGCGGAAAAAGGTCAAAAAGAATGTGGTTGATGGTATCGCCCACATTCACGCGTCGTTCAACAACACGATCGTGACCATTACCGATCGCCAGGGTAATGCGCTGGCGTGGGCCACTTCAGGTGGTTCCGGCTTCCGCGGCTCTCGCAAGAGCACACCGTTTGCTGCACAGGTTGCTGCTGATCGTGTGGGTGAAGTGGTCAAGGAATTCGGTCTCAAGAATCTCGAGGTCGAGGTGAAGGGTCCGGGACCTGGTCGTGAGTCTGCCGTGCGTGCCCTGAACAATGCCGGATTCAAAATTACCAACATTACCGATGTGACCCCGATTCCGCACAACGGTTGTCGTCCGCCCAAAAAGCGACGCGTGTAA
- the rpsD gene encoding 30S ribosomal protein S4, whose amino-acid sequence MAKYTGPKCRQCRREGTKLFLKGEKCYTAKCAIENRPFPPGQHGQRRTRLSDYATQLREKQKMRRIYGVLERQFRNYYKAAAGKKGSTGENLLQLLEGRLDNVVYRMGFAASRTEARQLVRHNAITVNGRRVTIPSYQVRPNDNLAIAEKSRKQLRVQSALEVAEQRGFVDWIDVDAKKMEGVFKALPERSDLPAEINEHLVVELYSK is encoded by the coding sequence ATGGCCAAGTACACAGGACCAAAATGTCGCCAGTGCCGTCGTGAAGGCACCAAGTTATTTTTGAAAGGCGAGAAATGTTACACCGCGAAATGTGCGATCGAGAATCGTCCATTCCCGCCAGGTCAGCATGGGCAGCGTCGTACGCGCCTGTCTGACTACGCGACCCAGTTGCGCGAAAAACAGAAAATGCGTCGTATCTATGGTGTGCTGGAACGCCAGTTCCGCAACTATTACAAGGCTGCTGCCGGCAAGAAAGGCTCCACAGGTGAAAATCTGCTGCAGCTGCTGGAAGGTCGTCTGGACAATGTGGTCTACCGCATGGGCTTCGCGGCTTCCCGTACCGAAGCGCGCCAGTTGGTACGTCACAATGCTATTACCGTGAACGGTCGACGGGTAACCATCCCGTCCTACCAGGTCAGGCCGAATGATAATCTGGCGATTGCGGAAAAATCACGTAAGCAGTTGCGCGTGCAGTCTGCACTTGAAGTTGCCGAGCAGCGCGGCTTTGTAGACTGGATTGACGTGGATGCGAAAAAGATGGAGGGCGTGTTCAAGGCGCTTCCAGAGCGTTCCGATCTGCCAGCCGAAATCAATGAACATCTTGTTGTCGAGTTGTACTCCAAGTAA
- a CDS encoding DNA-directed RNA polymerase subunit alpha, with protein MQGKVTEFLKPRIVDVQSVNERTARVVLEPLERGFGHTLGNALRRILLSSMPGCAVTSVEIDGVLHSYSSIEGVQEDVMEIMLNLKGVALKMHNRDKAALRLSKKGPGAVTVGDITLDHDVEVVNPDYVIANLTKEGELNMTLNVEMGRGYVPAKARADQDEEESTNVGALRLDASFTPVYRVSYTVDSARVEQRTDLDKLIIDIETNGTIDPEESIRRAATILQDQLSVFVDLQGKEEVTQEAPEADVDPILLRPVDDLELTVRSANCLKAESIYFIGDLIQRTEVELLKTPNLGKKSLTEIKDVLASRGLSLGMRLENWPPAGLKESEKQPVSAL; from the coding sequence ATGCAGGGCAAGGTTACCGAGTTCCTGAAGCCACGTATTGTAGACGTGCAATCTGTAAACGAGCGTACTGCGCGAGTCGTGCTGGAGCCGCTTGAGCGCGGTTTTGGTCACACACTGGGCAATGCCCTGCGTCGTATCCTGCTGTCGTCCATGCCGGGTTGTGCTGTTACCAGCGTCGAGATAGACGGTGTGCTTCATTCCTATTCCTCGATCGAGGGTGTGCAGGAAGACGTGATGGAAATCATGCTCAACCTGAAGGGTGTTGCATTGAAGATGCATAATCGCGACAAGGCCGCGCTGAGACTGAGCAAGAAGGGTCCGGGCGCTGTTACTGTGGGCGATATCACCCTTGATCACGATGTTGAAGTGGTGAACCCCGACTATGTCATCGCCAACCTGACCAAGGAAGGCGAGCTGAACATGACGCTGAACGTGGAAATGGGCCGTGGCTATGTACCCGCCAAGGCACGCGCCGACCAGGATGAAGAAGAAAGCACCAATGTTGGCGCACTTCGTCTGGATGCCAGCTTCACGCCGGTATACCGGGTTTCCTACACGGTGGATTCAGCGCGTGTTGAACAACGCACCGATCTGGACAAGCTGATTATCGATATCGAGACCAACGGAACCATTGATCCTGAAGAATCCATACGTCGCGCAGCAACAATTTTGCAGGATCAATTGTCCGTGTTCGTCGATCTGCAAGGTAAGGAAGAAGTTACCCAGGAAGCGCCTGAAGCGGACGTTGATCCGATTCTGCTGCGCCCGGTTGATGACCTTGAACTCACGGTCCGTTCGGCCAATTGCCTGAAAGCAGAAAGCATTTACTTCATTGGTGACCTGATTCAGCGCACCGAAGTCGAGCTGCTCAAGACCCCGAACCTTGGCAAGAAGTCACTCACTGAAATCAAGGATGTCCTGGCATCACGTGGACTGTCACTGGGCATGCGCCTGGAGAACTGGCCACCGGCAGGACTCAAGGAAAGCGAGAAACAGCCCGTTTCTGCCCTGTAA
- the rplQ gene encoding 50S ribosomal protein L17 translates to MRHRQSGRKLNRNSSHRKAMFSNMAASLLNHEVIKTTLPKAKELRRVAEPLITMAKTDSVHKRRLAFSRLRDRDVVTKLFNELGPRYKDRPGGYLRILKMGYRTGDKAPMALVELVDRPETDGEAFEAVDE, encoded by the coding sequence ATGCGTCACCGTCAAAGTGGACGAAAACTGAATCGTAACAGCAGTCACCGCAAGGCCATGTTCAGTAATATGGCAGCGTCACTGCTGAATCACGAAGTCATCAAGACAACCCTTCCGAAAGCCAAGGAGCTGCGTCGTGTCGCAGAGCCTTTGATCACCATGGCCAAGACTGACAGCGTGCACAAGCGTCGCCTGGCATTCTCCCGCTTGCGTGATCGTGACGTCGTGACCAAGCTGTTTAATGAACTCGGCCCGCGTTACAAGGATCGTCCTGGTGGTTACCTGCGTATCCTGAAAATGGGTTACCGGACCGGCGACAAGGCCCCTATGGCGCTGGTGGAGCTGGTCGACCGTCCGGAAACCGATGGTGAAGCGTTCGAGGCTGTCGACGAATAG
- a CDS encoding SAM hydrolase/SAM-dependent halogenase family protein: MIAIMTDFGVSGPYIGQMRAVIHAQAPGVDVVDLFPDLPACNVKAAAYLLPAYTQYLPEGTVCLCVVDPGVGTHRRALALQIDRRWFVGPDNGLFSVLLNRGEEITTKEIHWRPDQLSDSFHGRDLFAPVAARLAKGVDDGIETIEAGALVMPDWPDELSEVIYLDSFSNAITGLTATDLPETTVLEVAGYQCQYTRTFAEAGPGRLFWYRNSNGLVEIAMNQAGASEKTGIRVGDTIRIVSN; this comes from the coding sequence ATGATCGCAATCATGACCGACTTCGGTGTTTCCGGGCCATACATTGGCCAGATGCGGGCTGTTATTCACGCGCAAGCGCCTGGCGTGGATGTGGTTGATCTGTTTCCCGATCTCCCGGCCTGTAACGTGAAGGCCGCCGCCTACCTGCTACCGGCCTACACGCAGTATCTTCCCGAGGGGACGGTGTGTCTGTGTGTGGTTGATCCTGGTGTGGGGACTCATCGCAGGGCACTTGCCTTGCAGATTGACAGGCGTTGGTTTGTCGGGCCGGACAACGGGCTCTTTAGTGTGCTGCTCAATCGTGGAGAGGAAATAACAACAAAGGAAATCCATTGGCGCCCCGATCAGTTATCTGACAGTTTTCATGGGCGTGATCTGTTTGCACCGGTCGCTGCAAGACTGGCGAAGGGGGTTGATGATGGAATTGAAACGATCGAGGCCGGAGCGCTGGTTATGCCGGACTGGCCCGATGAGTTGTCTGAAGTGATATATCTCGACAGTTTCAGCAATGCCATTACCGGGCTGACGGCGACAGATTTGCCGGAGACGACCGTGCTCGAGGTTGCCGGTTATCAATGTCAGTACACCCGAACCTTTGCCGAGGCCGGGCCTGGCCGGCTTTTCTGGTATAGAAATTCAAATGGGCTGGTGGAAATTGCCATGAACCAGGCAGGCGCTTCGGAAAAGACGGGGATTCGCGTTGGCGATACCATCAGAATCGTATCGAACTGA
- a CDS encoding TlpA family protein disulfide reductase produces MKKKSKLFTAHRRKHPMRNFLTAAALVLTCFASSTSYAALGHTLSRLPTPVPAPDFTLEDMDGEKYTLSSLRGKVIMINFWATWCPPCREEIPSMEAVYQSLRDKDFIVLAINQWESPDHVFSYMGQLDVYPTFPILFDRDSSVSDSYGVKGLPTTLLIDKQGRVVYRAVGGRNFNHPDVRALIQQLIDEAGSK; encoded by the coding sequence ATGAAGAAAAAATCGAAGCTGTTCACTGCGCACCGGCGAAAACACCCGATGCGTAATTTCCTTACCGCCGCCGCCCTGGTACTGACCTGTTTTGCGTCTTCGACATCCTATGCGGCGCTGGGACATACACTGTCACGATTGCCCACACCCGTTCCTGCCCCGGACTTCACCCTGGAAGACATGGATGGCGAGAAATACACGCTGTCATCACTGCGTGGCAAAGTCATCATGATCAACTTCTGGGCAACCTGGTGCCCGCCTTGCCGGGAAGAAATTCCGTCCATGGAGGCTGTGTACCAGTCACTGCGCGATAAAGATTTTATTGTGCTGGCGATCAACCAGTGGGAATCCCCGGACCACGTTTTTTCCTATATGGGACAACTGGATGTATACCCGACCTTCCCCATCCTGTTTGACCGCGACAGCAGTGTTTCGGACAGTTACGGCGTAAAAGGTCTGCCTACCACCCTGTTGATCGACAAGCAGGGGCGTGTTGTCTACCGCGCCGTGGGGGGGCGCAATTTCAATCACCCTGACGTTCGCGCGCTGATTCAGCAGTTAATCGATGAAGCCGGTAGCAAATAA